The Coffea arabica cultivar ET-39 chromosome 6e, Coffea Arabica ET-39 HiFi, whole genome shotgun sequence genome contains the following window.
GCCATTGTGTATACACAAGGAATTTGCAGGCATAGATAGGATTTCGATCTAAAAAATCACACAAGCATTAGATAACCCCAAAAACACTTCCAATCAACTAAAAAAGCTTCAGATACCAACAATGGTTGAATGACTAAATCCATTTAAGATTCCAACATATCAAGCTAACAATCAACAGTAAGGCCATAAACGTATATCTAAACgaaaatcatccaaaacaaTTTAATTGAAGCCAATTGAATTTAAGCACCTTCTGAAGTTGATTATAGCTGATATCCTCTCGATGTTTGGACCAGAAGCCATTGCTGGAAGAAACCGACTTATAAGACGGCGTTGCTCCTTTGGCAAATTGGTGATCATTTCTCTCCGCCGCAGCCGCAGCTGCAGCAGATGCTATCCCTGGCATATcgcaaaataatcaaagtagATTTAAAAAATTCCCAGTTTTATCTCAATTCCTACGAGATTCAATCCTCATCATCAATAATTCCTTCATTCATTGATTCCCCTTTCTTCTCCCACCAATCCCCACaaacccaaatccaaaaattctaaaatatataaaagaaCCGATTCCTTGGCATCGGATTTCTATTCATAATCATCAATGCATAAAACTGCAGCATCGGTTAAATTAAATTAATCTCAAACAGATCCGAAAATGGATTTTTGGGAAATGGAAAATTGAATTTATATATCTGGAAATCTGTGATTGAAAATTGGCTAAATTGGATTCGGGTAAGATCGAAGAGGAAGATTTATGATCGATAATTTGGAGAGAGGAGGAAAGCTTTTGGGTAGAAAGAAAGGGGTTTGAGGCTGATGAGATTTGGTGCTATTTtcgtttatatatttttatatactaCATCtctatttatatatttatatatgtatatagtgtatatatatatatatatatatatatatatatatatatatatatatatatattgtgtgAAGAAAGTAATAGAGAAATTGAGGCCTGAGAAGAAATGAGAGATGGTGTCATGATGATGGGCTTGTGGGGTTAAAAAACAGGCGGTAAGATACGTAGGAGAAAAGGGGTTAAAATagcaaaaaaccaaaaaagagaAATCAAAGATGGAGGCAGCACCCGCCCTCATTTTACTACTCATAATGTCATTgctattttttttggttaaaaaaaaagtttgaatgGATTGGATTCCGATTATCACCACATGTCAAAGCACGCCTCCGTAATAATATGTCATTGCCTGTAACTCTCTTTCTAATTAAGAGTTGTTTGGCATCGTctcaaatgaaaacaaaaaaacaaaaattcctcataaaaaatattttccaagtaATATAATCCCAAATCATAGTTTGTTTGAATTTCCTcttatttgcaaaaaaaaattattaatcaGATCATAAACATACATTTTTATCGTTCcgtttatctttttatctcacatacattaatGTGACTCTTTGCTATGATTTGTGTGTCAAAATAGACTTTGCTTTGCTATGTAAATTTAGCCTATGCCATTGTGTGAGAAAGGCGGAATTAACACTTTTAAAAATCGTTATTGATATTCCatcttaaatatttttgaaaaaatcgttcaaactatttctcatattttgtaaaatgacttttttgttcttactttaaaaagtgtaattttatgtctcTTATAAATTTACATTGGTccaatttggtccctacttaAATTTCGGATTAGTTTTTTTCTGAAATctatcacgtgccttgcacatgatcataaaattcattttataaaaaGTGAAGGACTATGAATCGGATTATGTAAAAtgtgatttgataattttatccctcaaaaatgatcacgtgaaATGATAGAGACCAAATTTGACTAATATGAATTTGTAAGacacataaaattacacttttaaaagtgaaggataaaaaatcattttacaaaatgtgagagacgttttgaacaattttctcACATTTTTTCACTTAGCATAAATATGTATAAGATGGGAAAAAAATTTCATAGTCATTACTTGGAAAAGATTAATTGTGTATGCAAAGATTGGATCTCCCCGAGCAAAATGAACAtcttttgtactttttttttttttgggttgttgatTCTTTTACAAGTCACAAGCCTGAAAAAAAAAGACCAAGAAGTAGAATAAATTTTTGCATTGTCAATTTCAGAGTCTGCTTGGACAAGAAGTTTAAACCACCATGTTAAACTTGCATAGTCGTTTGACCAAGTGATCAATAGCTTTCAACTCTTGCAAAGTTAGTCTTCAAGTGTACCGCAAGCTTTAAATTCTTATATACAGTTGAGTCTAAATTGGTTTTAGGGTGGCTTAAGTACGTCCTTAGCACAGCAAAAACAGTAAAAATTGGACTATTGTCGCAGCAATTTCCATTCCAAATTGATTTAATTCTTATgaaaaattatttatatttcTGAGGTTCTTATTGTCACCTAGAGATCATTTTGTTTTAACGTGCATAGGTATACTAATTCGAATACTGCATCCAATGCAGTATGAGAAAATTTCATGTGTAATACTGCAGTTGCTACAAATCAACTTGTTCATGCATCCAATGCAATGATTTGCGTTTAGTTAATTAACCACGATCGGATTTTGCCAATATTGGCATTTCGAGTGTTTTAAATTGAAGAAAAACTCTAACCAATTTATCGGTGATTGCTTACAATAATGCACAGTCATTGAATGTATTTAACTAATATAAACTGATTTAATTAGTAAGAATTGATCATTTTCTTACAGAAAGTCATGTAGTTGAATCTCGTTACTACTTTGAGGTTGTGCTGATCTAACCTATAATGATAATTGAAACTAAAATTACTAACGTTTTTCTCCAAAAAGTAAAAATGTGGTCATAATTTTCTTGTAGACAACTTGTTGAATGAATTGTTCACGCACACCCTTACATGCACTAATATTGTACAAAACGTAAGGATGCTTGTGAGATTCGACATCAAGACCTTTGCTGTGTCGGGGATGTTGTCAACTTTGAATTTCCTCCAAAAAACTTTGGATATACACAACAATAATGTTGTCATTTCGTTGAAAAAGTGTAATTACACGTCGTCATCTTGCCTTATAGTACCATATACGCCTGGCATAGGACCCAAAGTTACAGCATAACCAGCTCCCTGTCAAGAGATCTGTATGGATTGACAACATTTATCCTTTTATACAGGTCTGCTCGgtttgtaattttatttttttttaaaaaattctattcataaatacattttttcaattgattttttattatttaaataatttttttttatcttaaaaCCAACTTGTCTTGAGCAAGTTAGCCAtaaaaaaagatttaaaatcCCGCTTTAGGGTGCGCATCCTATAGTTAAAAAGATGAAGAAACTTTCCGAACAGCCCTTGACCTATTGTCTTTGCACAGTTTTGGCCCCTCAATTATAAATTGTTACAAATAAACCCTTAAAAAAATACTTACTTTAATGACTTCCATCAATTTTGGCCATTAGAGGTGACGGAATTAAGGGTAAAACCAACCAAACGAAAAAATCAACCCACGAAAACAGCTTAAAAGGCATCGTTGACTGATCATTTCATAGAAAAGGTGGAAGATGAAAGAAGATGAATAAACATTAAACTCCGTATTATTAATTGACTTAATATAGTTGGTTTCCAATCAAATtgttggttaattttttttgtttggttgatTTTGCCCATAATTTTGTTACATTTAACGTCCAAAATTGACGGAAGTCCTtaaattaagttttttttttaagggctCATTTGCGAATTTATAGTTAAGAGGTCAAAACCATACAAAGTGAATAGTTTAAGGACTTGTCGAAAAGTTTCCTCAAAAGAAATTCAATGAGTGTGTCAAAACACCCTTTTGATCTAGACGAGTCTGTCTTTCATTTAGTCTCGTATAGAATCCAGTTGGATTCTTCCTCCTTTATACAATAGGATAGTATGTAGAACATGATAGTATAGATGCTCCTCCTCCTTCTCTGTAAAATAGGATGGTATAGATATTGCCAACtgactgaaaaaaaaattgtaatagATGAAAACTAGtcatataaattttttcataAGGAAAAAATTAGAGGCAGCTCTGTCAATAGTACTTACTGCTACTACCACCATTGCTAATGCATCTCGAGTTAATACATTTACGACTGTAACATGTGCCACCTATAATGTCAATCTATCTCCATACTAGTTATTATTGAAGTGGACGACAGAAGTATTCAAGCAACTTGGCTGGCTTTCTCAACCCCTATCGTTTCCTATGGTCGCAGTTTCTTACCATCTTGATTAGTCTTCTGTAATACATTTGTTAATTTTCATCTTGTTTTGTTGGTTAGTGCCTAGTGGATCTGTCAAGCGTGAGGTCCCTCTTAGATGATGGATCTAAGCATATTATTCAACAACATCACGAGTAATTTGACTTCTCTTTTCCATAATTTTGTAGTTATCTTGACTTCACCACACAACCAGATGGAATGAATATGGGGAAACCCATGACAGTGAAAACTTTAACTCGGTATGCCATGAAAAAGCTAAGGAAGAACAATGCTAATTTGCTAACAAGGACATATGTTTATTCATTCTGGGATAGAGTATTAGAAGTTAGAAAAATTGTCTGGTTatgcccccaaaaaaaaaaaattcatccaaTCGGTTCTAATTTTAACTGAGAGATGCACTTTAAGCTACACGATTAATTGACTTCTTTGTTTACATTAACATAAGTATCCAAAGGAAGAGATCTAGCTGGTGGAACTGAATCTTACAGTTACCCCAAGGTGTGAGTGATTCCAATTAAAGAAtgtgaaagaaacaaagaattCGATTTATTTGACCATGTACAATTTCTTAAGACATATACTATAACGTATACAATCACCTGAAAGAAGCTAATTACATTTTTGTACTAGCTTGACAACATCaatgtttcaaacttttttgtTTCTGTTTTCAAAACTTGACTTTGCTCACAATTTATTCGTGCATAACATTGGGACTTGGTTTTTGGTTAATTAAAGGCCATGATGTTTGGCTTAGCTTTTGTTTTGGGTTTAGCAGCTACTGCTTATCAAAGAGTTGCTTCGCCTTACACGTATTGGAGAGGGAAGAATTGAAAGGCCATTTATCTGTTTGATGATAATGAAGTATTCGTGGActaaagaaaagtaaattacAATTTTGCCCCTTtattttattaggaaaaaaatgcaataagattaattttttatgcacTGGTTAGtatagagattttttttttttaaatacatggCACTAGATACATGCCACATctgtaaaaataattaaacttaaataaaaattatgCGTCATGTATCTACagctactattttttttttttttgtctgtaACGTCAACTATCTAACCTAATCCGAGAGGAGTCTAAAGAAACTTATATAGACATTAGGAGGTGAATCACCAAGTCAGACTTGTGCACTACCGCACTCTCTGAATTTTTAAGAATAAGAAGTACTATGCTTCTAGGGCTactaataattaaaataaaaaaaataaaaaaccttGTACATTGACAAttgcataaaaaattaatccatatatatatatatatatgtgtgtgtctTTTCTAAAAGTGTTTATCATGTAACCGACCAATATCTTTTATGCCGTGGAAAAGTGAGATGGTGAACAAGTCGAGGGAGTTATTGGATAGCCGACATTAGCTAATAGTGTAATTCTCTCCGTTTTGAGTGTCAGAAGTAATTAGTCACATATATAAAGATAATCACAAGACTCATCTGGAGACTGTTTTTGGGCATTATCTGTCAaagctctttctttttaaaagtATTCAGCCAAACAGGTAATAACTGCCATACATTAATGAGAATTTTTAGTAGTACCAGTTCCTTGTTATGCTTCTAATTAAGCATTTGGGAGGAGATTAAACAAGAACATCCAATCTTCGATCACTACAAAATCCGACAGCTTATGCTCAGGCCCCCCTCATTTTGCTTATCCCTATATGAATAATAGAAAATCTGTTATGCCTGTTTTCCCAAAGGACGAATTAGAGGGCATCAATGGACACATAAAGAAAATGACCTTTAACCTTCATTACAAGCTGAAGAAGTAGTCCGTTTTGCTTTCACTTATTATTAGTGTAAAGTTCTGCTGCAATTTAAGaggttgtttggattgcattttttgaaGAGCTTTTGAAGAATAAATTACTATAGAACTTTAATTTATAGAATACGGTGTATGTGACATAATTAGAATACTCAcagaaaagcagaaaaatagcaattcaaacgaGATCTACACCTTCCGTACTGATATTTGCTTAAGACGGTAGGAACATACAAATGAATCAAGCAGCGAAAACAATTTACCATTGGAACATGATCTTATTTTTCATGATAACTATGAATTAATCATTTGTCGTGGCAACAAAATCTTAGTTTGATAGTTTGTCGCTTACTTTTTCCTGTGTTTCTGAGTGTATTTTTCACACACAGATAATTCTTTCTATACAAAAATTGGCAATTGTACAGAAGTTTACTGTTGAAATGGAGCGAATTGATGGGTAATCAGGGCAGCACGAGTCCAACAATAGAACAAAACATGCGAAAGAAAGTGTTCAGGCAAAGCTACAAGAAAAGCTAGAGGACAATTGGGGCGACAAAATCTTGGAACTCCCCAGCGGAAGAATCTTTCAATTTTGTGGTCAGTACCCAGTACAGCAGTTAACATCATTTATCATATTGACTGCAATCCAGGCACTTCGATCTTTGCACTTCAACAAACGGGTCGCCGACCCATTTACAGGGTTTTctggagggggagggggagagagCGTAGGGACCGGTGTGGGATAGTTGAACCAGCCCATTATTTGTAACTGTCGATTTTTTTGGGCTTTGGCCCTCCTACGGACCAAAAAAACACAATAAAGATAAATGGAATACTCCCAAGATCCAATTCAATTGGACAATAGTTAAAGACATTTATTAGTTAGAGACAGTTTCTGAAACCTCTTTCGAAATTTAGGGTAATATATCATTTGGTAGCTTTGAAGTTTCAGAAATATAATTCAACTTCCATGCTGGTGAGATGGGACCATTAATCAATATCAACGCgacaaaattatatttactcctTTAACAATTTTAAAGCAAAACATATAAAAAAGAATATAGGTAAAACATGTAAATCTTATATTATAGGTAGAAAATTTAATATAAGACAACATCAAAGGATAGAATTGgtcgaatatatatatatatctcatcAAATGATTATTATAAGAATATTTTAATGATATAAAGGTAACATTGTTACAAAGTGTATATGGTTTTAGAGGAGGttaatgatatttttaaaaactttagaagTGCGAAGCAATATTAATATAAATCTCAatgaggtttctaaaattatctctAGTTAAAATGGTAGAGAATATACAATTTTACAAGTTTAAGAAGTAAAAATATGTATTTAATAGTTGAAAGGTTAAAAGTCGACCAACTTAATACTTTGAAAGCCATCTAACTTTTTGgcactaaaatttaaaattttattgaaatattatttttttaaaatttaaaaaaatcactATCCACAACCATTTACCAccccttcttttctctctccacCATTGCCATCGTAGCCGCCCCTACTCTTCCCCTCCCTCCCtcattctctcttttcctccttcctccttgtcccttttctttcctcttcccCTCCCTTCTCTTTCCCCACCACACCCAACTCCTCCCTTTCCttattttgacctagttgtggcCACCTCTCCTTTGTCCTCCCCTTCCAACCTCTGTCTCTTTCTTTTGCCTATCTAGTTGTGACTAGAAGCCGCAACCAAAGTAGGGAAAGGGAGGGGGTAGGGATGGTGGGGGAAGGGAGGCAAATAAGAGGAAAAGGGATAAGGAGGAGAAAGGAAGGGAAGGGTAGCGATAGTAGTGGTGATAAAGGAGGGAGGAGGCTAGTGATGAGTGGCAACGGTGGGTGGTGGTGggtgaaagaagaaaaaatgataaaatttatttttatttttgtattttagatgtgcattttttaaattgtttttgAAATTTGTTGCTGTAAATTGCACAAACAAAAaccatttgtgaagaaaaaggataacTCAAATAGAGGcttaattttttctatttttttttatatttattgttgTAAGGTTTGGAGTTTGACTTAAATTAAAATACATTTGACGTAGTTGTGCAATGTTATTTATTGTTGTAAGGTTTAGAGTTTGacttaaattaaaaaaacatATGACGTAGTTGTGCAATTTTATTTATTGTTGTATTGTTTAGAGTTTGACTTCAATTAAGAAACGTATGACGCATTTATGCACTCGCAGTACTACCTTCCCTATAACTGTAGGaggattttttgttttcttcaagCAACAGGAAAACTGCTGGAACTTGATGTAGATAAGTTTTACCCTCGTAATCTCCGCTACTTATTGTTATACCACTGCTTAATGTCACATTTGAGACCAAAATCCGATAGCACTTGCAAATCAGTGTATGCGTTTGCAAGGATAGCAGCGGATTAGGGTTTTAATTCTCAATTTCTCATTACCAAACCATCTCGCGGGTTCAAGTTGTCCATTGAGTATCCTCTATCCATTAAGgtcaatagttaaaaaaaaaaaagaaaattaatttttatcaaaCTAAAATCAACATATACATTATGTTAAATTAACACACTACATTGAGTTTCAAACTTGGGCAACACCATAAAGGTTACATGAGAAAAAATGGATATTTTGTGAAGGTTTAAATCAATATTTCTCTGTTTTTAATCATAACTGTCTTCATTTATGGCATCGGGTATTGGATGTCGGGGTCTTAGGATTCTCTTATCAAATTTTATCAAGGTACTTGGAGGTAACTCCTCATCATCAATATCAATTCCCAATAGATAAACCATGAATCATCTAATCAAACTAATCATCAAGTTGTCTAAtccaatattttttattttgaggaACATTTGAATGCTTTTATGGTCATGTGTCTTTCATGCATCACTTGCCTTCACTAGttgtatttttgaaaatccaaatcatgcatttttttattttttatttggatagaaaaaaaatcaagcatTAGGTATTAGTAGGAAATTAGGCAATGACAACTCACACTTTTGATTCCTCTACCACTCATGGCATCTGAATTTAATTATGGAACAATTCTATTCAGTCTCATTCTATTTTGCATGTAAATTCACATGAAGGTCTTATTTATAGTTCATACtataaagaaatttttttttgtcatggaTTAAAAAAGTTACTTGTGTGGCAAATTGCAATGAGAAGAAAAAGTAATACAAGGGCCTATATGAAGCACAACTAAACTGCCATGGATCATCAGTAATTAGCCTCAAATTCAGTCCTTCCCCGGAAAAGTAAAAAGTTTCCGGAGCTATAAAAGAAAATCTGAGGAGGAAAAAGACAAAAGCATCTTCAAAGTTGAATTCCCGTTCCCCAGCCAACCGGAGCTGAATCATTATAGTCAAATCATTATATACTCCGGCGAACGACCACCTTCACCGGCGGCCGATGGCTTCTACATTATTCTCCCACCTAAAATACTCCGACAGCTTAACGGTGGTCGCAATTTCAATCTTCACCGCCGTAGTCTGCGAAGCTATCTCGTGGCTACTAATCTACCGCACCAGCTCCTACAAGTCTCTCAAATCCACCATAGACAAGGCCTCCAAAAAGCTCGAAACCATGAAAACCCCTAACGGCACCAGTGAACTCACTAAGAAatcaaaaaccaagaaaatcGACCGCGTCGAGACCTCCTTGAAGGAATCCAGCCGCGATTTGTCTCTATTTAAGTTCAAATCCGGCGCTGTCGTCGCGGTCGTTTTATTTATGGTTTTCGGATTGTTGAATACTTTGTTCGAAGGGAAACCCGTTGCGAAACTGCCGTTTGTTCCCTTGCGGATTGTTCAGAAGATGAGTCATCGTGGCTTGTCCGGGGACGACATGACTGATTGTTCGATGGCCTTTTTGTATTTTCTTTGCTCGATTAGTATTAGGACTAACCTTCAGAAGT
Protein-coding sequences here:
- the LOC113695014 gene encoding uncharacterized protein — its product is MASTLFSHLKYSDSLTVVAISIFTAVVCEAISWLLIYRTSSYKSLKSTIDKASKKLETMKTPNGTSELTKKSKTKKIDRVETSLKESSRDLSLFKFKSGAVVAVVLFMVFGLLNTLFEGKPVAKLPFVPLRIVQKMSHRGLSGDDMTDCSMAFLYFLCSISIRTNLQKFLGFSPPRGAAGAGLFPMPDPKTS